One window of bacterium genomic DNA carries:
- a CDS encoding ABC transporter ATP-binding protein/permease: protein MNKNLKNWDFNIFLEYLKPYKKSVIIAPLFMVLEVIMDLFQPKLLAHIVDEGIMKGDFKFIVHTGILMLGIAIIGLIGGIGCTIFSSIASQNFGHDLRKAIFKKIQNVQFKDSNKFSPSSLITRLTNDVSQTQQLVLISLRLLVRAPLLCLGGIIMVFFINIKLSMIILIVIPLLLFIFYSITRKSFSLFTDMQKKIDRINLIIRENLAGIRVIKIFNRTPYEKRRFKSANEDMVEASLNAIKLIVNIGPLVMIIVNLSIIAVLWFGSNMSMRNEIMIGEIVAFINYLMIILMSLMMVSNLFIFISRAGASVERINEVLRVKEPDREEKFYQSVSIRGHIEFKNVSFSYTQQTPFFHNLSFSIEEGKTTGIVGITGSGKTTLLNLMAGLYQPLSGDIFIDGTKMNDINPSVLKENIGFVTQEAIIFSGTIREIMKWAKEDVSDGDIEEALKIAEIYDFIKKLPDGLETFIGQKGVNLSGGQKQRLTIARAIIRNPKILILDDCTSAVDFITEKRILKNLKSGLNTCTKIIVTPRIFTVMEADNIIVLEKGSIAGFGTHRQLLKTCDIYREIYESQAGERINV from the coding sequence ATGAATAAAAATTTGAAGAATTGGGATTTTAACATTTTTCTTGAATATCTGAAACCATATAAAAAGTCGGTTATTATTGCACCTCTATTTATGGTTCTGGAAGTAATAATGGACCTTTTTCAACCAAAACTCCTTGCCCATATTGTTGATGAAGGAATAATGAAGGGGGATTTCAAATTTATAGTACATACAGGGATATTAATGCTTGGAATTGCAATTATAGGTCTGATTGGTGGGATTGGATGTACAATATTTTCAAGTATAGCAAGCCAGAACTTCGGACACGATTTAAGAAAAGCCATTTTTAAAAAAATTCAGAATGTTCAGTTTAAAGACAGCAATAAATTCTCCCCCTCCTCTCTTATAACAAGATTGACAAATGATGTATCTCAGACACAACAACTTGTACTTATTTCTTTAAGATTGCTTGTCAGAGCACCTCTTTTATGTCTGGGGGGAATTATTATGGTTTTTTTTATAAACATTAAACTTTCCATGATAATTCTTATTGTGATACCTCTGCTCCTTTTTATCTTCTATTCTATTACAAGGAAAAGTTTTTCTTTATTCACTGATATGCAGAAAAAAATAGATAGAATTAATCTTATAATCAGAGAGAACCTTGCAGGTATAAGAGTAATCAAAATTTTCAACAGGACACCATATGAAAAAAGACGTTTCAAAAGTGCAAATGAAGATATGGTTGAAGCATCTCTCAATGCAATTAAACTTATCGTAAACATAGGACCTCTGGTTATGATAATCGTAAATTTAAGTATAATCGCTGTCTTATGGTTTGGCAGTAATATGTCAATGAGAAATGAAATTATGATAGGTGAAATAGTGGCTTTTATCAACTATCTTATGATAATCCTTATGTCTCTTATGATGGTAAGTAATCTATTTATATTTATATCAAGGGCAGGTGCTTCTGTAGAAAGGATTAATGAGGTATTAAGGGTTAAAGAACCTGACAGAGAAGAAAAATTTTATCAATCTGTTTCCATAAGGGGACATATAGAGTTTAAAAATGTTTCTTTTAGTTATACACAACAGACACCATTTTTTCATAATTTATCTTTTTCAATAGAAGAGGGAAAAACAACTGGCATAGTCGGAATTACAGGTTCAGGAAAAACAACACTATTAAATTTGATGGCAGGATTATACCAACCGTTATCTGGAGATATTTTTATTGATGGAACAAAAATGAATGATATAAACCCTTCTGTACTGAAAGAAAATATAGGGTTTGTTACACAGGAAGCAATAATATTTTCAGGAACTATCAGAGAGATTATGAAATGGGCAAAAGAGGATGTATCAGATGGAGATATAGAAGAGGCATTAAAAATAGCGGAGATTTATGATTTTATCAAAAAACTTCCGGATGGGCTTGAAACATTCATTGGACAGAAAGGAGTAAATCTATCAGGAGGACAGAAACAGCGGTTAACAATAGCGAGGGCTATCATCAGAAACCCCAAAATACTAATCCTTGATGATTGCACAAGCGCTGTGGATTTTATAACAGAAAAACGGATACTGAAAAATTTAAAAAGTGGATTGAACACCTGTACAAAGATTATTGTTACTCCGAGGATATTTACAGTTATGGAAGCAGATAATATTATAGTTCTTGAAAAAGGAAGTATAGCAGGTTTTGGAACCCACAGACAATTGCTTAAAACATGTGATATCTACAGGGAGATATATGAATCACAGGCAGGAGAGAGAATAAATGTCTGA